The proteins below come from a single Ochotona princeps isolate mOchPri1 chromosome 6, mOchPri1.hap1, whole genome shotgun sequence genomic window:
- the LOC131480556 gene encoding olfactory receptor 4F21-like yields MDGLNHSVVSEFVLLGLSSSWETKVFLTLTFSLLYVGIILGNLFIVFLVIADSHLRSPMYFLLANLSIIDVGLSTTAVPKMISDLLREYKVISFQSCMAQICFIHIIGGVEMVLLIAMAFDRYIAICKPLHYLSIMSPKRCILFVGLGWVIGVIHAMSQFAFIIDLPFCGPNEIDSFYCDFPRIIKLACTDAAKFGFVVAANSGFMTAGTFFLLILSYIFILVTVWKRSSGDLSKALVTLSSHITVVVLFFTPCIFLYIWPFPTSSIDKYLFIVDFAITPVLNPVIYTLRNKEIKIAVQRLNKQWQFVRNY; encoded by the coding sequence ATGGATGGCCTAAATCACTCTGTGGTTTCTGAGTTTGTCTTGCTGGGActttccagctcctgggaaaCTAAGGTTTTCCTCACATTGACATTCTCCTTGCTCTATGTAGGAATCATCCTGGGAAACCTCTTCATTGTCTTCTTGGTCATTGCTGACTCCCACTTGCGTTCTCCTATGTACTTCCTGCTGGCCAACCTGTCCATCATTGATGTGGGCCTGTCCACCACTGCAGTTCCCAAGATGATCTCAGACCTTTTAAGAGAATACAAAGTCATCTCCTTTCAAAGTTGCATGGCTCAAATATGCTTCATCCATATCATAGGAGGAGTGGAAATGGTGCTACTCATAGCTATGGCATTTGACAGGTACATCGCAATCTGCAAGCCTCTTCACTACTTGAGCATCATGAGCCCTAAAAGATGCATCTTGTTCGTGGGCCTTGGCTGGGTAATTGGAGTGATCCACGCTATGTCTCAGTTTGCTTTCATTATCGACTTGCCTTTCTGTGGCCCTAATGAAATAGACAGCTTTTACTGTGACTTTCCTAGGATAATAAAACTTGCCTGCACAGATGCAGCCAAGTTTGGGTTTGTTGTTGCTGCCAACAGTGGCTTCATGACTGCAGGCACCTTCTTCCTGCTCATCCTTTCCTACATCTTCATTTTGGTCACTGTCTGGAAGCGTTCTTCAGGAGACTTATCCAAGGCACTAGTCACCTTGTCATCTCACATCACAGTGGTTGTACTTTTTTTTACTCCATGTATATTTCTCTACATATGGCCATTTCCCACATCGTCAATTGATAAATACCTGTTCATTGTGGATTTTGCGATCACCCCTGTCTTGAATCCTGTCATCTATACATTAAGgaacaaagaaataaagatagCTGTACAAAGATTGAACAAACAGTGGCAGTTTGTCAGGAATTATTGA